In Chaetodon trifascialis isolate fChaTrf1 chromosome 2, fChaTrf1.hap1, whole genome shotgun sequence, one DNA window encodes the following:
- the LOC139346481 gene encoding fibroblast growth factor-binding protein 1-like — MLLLRTFAPWLLLAFIGLQVSLSSGARHKSRGADKTVTRATGRAQRSGDKTAANGRGKFSIDEEMQCTWGAQDVADAVRLTVKCENRQARIKGGVTDLQCEYNGKPQRCPGYQSDPKGFWKQVGRAFKRLRSKACRDNLALVKATMCKRAPRDAHFKLDIFSSVASAQSGELETARPVEPRANSITADPARPTACTRRADHQKKAEEHCGSSWVSLCSFFFSILQNDDC; from the coding sequence ATGCTGCTGTTGAGGACTTTCGCTCCCTGGTTGCTGTTGGCCTTCATCGGGCTGcaggtctctctctcctccGGGGCGCGCCATAAGAGCCGCGGAGCGGACAAGACCGTGACCCGGGCCACGGGCAGAGCGCAGAGGAGCGGGGACAAGACTGCAGCGAACGGCCGAGGAAAGTTCTCCATCGACGAGGAGATGCAGTGCACGTGGGGGGCGCAAGACGTCGCGGACGCGGTCAGGCTGACGGTCAAGTGCGAGAACCGGCAGGCGCGCATCAAAGGCGGCGTGACGGACCTGCAGTGCGAGTACAACGGCAAACCTCAGCGCTGCCCGGGCTACCAGTCCGACCCCAAGGGCTTCTGGAAGCAGGTGGGCCGCGCGTTCAAAAGGCTGCGAAGCAAAGCGTGCCGCGACAACCTCGCGCTCGTGAAGGCCACCATGTGCAAGCGCGCGCCTCGGGACGCGCACTTCAAGCTGGACATCTTCAGCTCCGTCGCCTCCGCTCAGTCCGGAGAACTGGAGACCGCGCGGCCGGTGGAGCCCCGCGCCAACTCCATCACCGCGGATCCGGCGCGACCCACCGCCTGCACGCGACGCGCGGACCACCAGAAAAAGGCGGAGGAGCACTGCGGCAGCTCGTGGGTCAGTCTGTgctccttctttttctccatcCTGCAAAATGACGACTGTTAG
- the fgfbp2b gene encoding fibroblast growth factor-binding protein 2b, translating to MRARMRVVLLFLAVTVCASNAQISNSSNDNKQQQRSIWDEAIRFSTKSKDSCTMVVSGAGDYTRLRVSCKGPSQGQTPGRSYYCDFQGKPNLCRPYNLNPRHYFTQMMWDMRKLSHACQGPKIYRPQMCKKYPDEAQMTFLASWPKTATPKPSKPVQEQRKPVVPAQTKPATTPKPVKPQPVKPQPGKGPQTKKTTPKPGKTTTRPTEQPDSKASRLASEYCWKSFHGVCAYFISWFQN from the coding sequence ATGAGAGCCAGGATGAGAGTGGTGCTGTTGTTTCTGGCAGTGACTGTTTGTGCGTCGAACGCTCAgatcagcaacagcagcaacgacaacaagcagcagcaacGCAGCATCTGGGATGAGGCCATCCGATTCAGCACCAAGAGCAAGGACTCCTGCACCATGGTGGTGTCTGGAGCCGGGGACTATACTCGCCTGCGTGTCTCCTGCAAAGGTCCGAGTCAGGGCCAGACCCCAGGACGCTCCTACTACTGCGACTTCCAGGGCAAACCCAACCTGTGCCGTCCCTACAACCTCAACCCTCGCCACTACTTCACCCAGATGATGTGGGACATGAGGAAGCTGAGCCACGCCTGCCAGGGACCCAAAATCTACCGCCCACAGATGTGCAAGAAATACCCCGACGAGGCCCAGATGACCTTCCTGGCCTCCTGGCCCAAGACTGCCACCCCCAAACCCTCCAAGCCCGTCCAGGAGCAGCGTAAACCAGTGGTGCCCGCCCAGACCAAGCCTGCCACTACTCCTAAACCTGTCAAGCCACAGCCCGTCAAGCCCCAGCCGGGCAAGGGCCCCCAGACCAAGAAGACTACCCCCAAGCCTGGGAAGACCACTACTCGTCCCACAGAGCAGCCCGACTCCAAAGCCTCCCGCCTTGCCTCAGAGTACTGCTGGAAGAGCTTCCACGGCGTCTGCGCCTACTTCATCAGCTGGTTCCAAAACTGA